The Dyella caseinilytica genome has a window encoding:
- a CDS encoding efflux RND transporter periplasmic adaptor subunit, translated as MSSEVSMHPAQKLSKRGLRLAGLVVAVVLIAVVVIGLITRATQASNLKTWTQEQAVPTVSVITPEPGSKGPVLDLPGRLEAYVRAPIYAQVSGYLKDWKTDIGAPVKAGELLGEISTPEIDQQLLQARADLASAKANADLAAITAKRWQAMLGSDSVAQQDVDQRTGDYAAKVALMNAAQANVDRLEATKAFARLVAPFDGVVTARDTDVGALINSGGGTGPELFVVSDIHKLRVYVQVPQAYGPSIRPGSDAVLMVPEYPGREFHAQVIATSNAVNASSGTTLVQLMVDNADSKLMPGSFAHVRFSLPVDTAALRVPASSLIFDNAGLRVATVDGDNKIAFKTVSIMFDYGKTVEIGSGLTSGDRVIDSPPDGIKNGDAVKIASDNATAKPHEKA; from the coding sequence ATGTCGTCTGAAGTCTCTATGCACCCTGCCCAGAAGCTATCCAAGCGTGGCTTGCGCCTCGCCGGACTTGTGGTCGCTGTTGTGCTGATCGCGGTTGTGGTGATCGGCCTGATCACCCGCGCCACGCAGGCCAGCAACCTCAAAACCTGGACGCAGGAACAAGCTGTACCCACGGTCAGTGTGATTACACCGGAGCCGGGCTCGAAAGGGCCGGTGCTGGATCTGCCCGGACGTCTGGAAGCCTACGTACGCGCACCGATCTACGCGCAGGTCAGCGGCTACCTGAAAGATTGGAAGACCGACATCGGTGCGCCAGTGAAAGCCGGCGAACTGCTTGGCGAAATCTCCACGCCGGAAATCGATCAGCAATTGCTGCAAGCACGTGCGGACTTGGCGAGCGCCAAGGCCAACGCGGACCTGGCCGCGATCACCGCCAAACGCTGGCAGGCCATGCTGGGCAGCGATTCGGTCGCGCAGCAGGATGTGGATCAGCGCACCGGTGACTACGCAGCGAAAGTCGCGCTGATGAATGCAGCGCAAGCCAACGTCGATCGCCTGGAAGCCACCAAGGCATTCGCGCGCCTGGTCGCGCCGTTCGACGGCGTGGTCACCGCGCGTGACACCGACGTCGGCGCGCTGATCAACTCAGGCGGCGGCACGGGTCCCGAACTGTTCGTGGTGTCCGATATCCACAAGCTGCGCGTCTACGTGCAGGTGCCGCAGGCTTATGGTCCGTCGATCCGCCCAGGCAGCGATGCCGTGCTGATGGTGCCGGAATATCCGGGCCGCGAGTTCCATGCGCAGGTGATCGCGACGTCGAATGCCGTCAATGCCAGCTCCGGCACCACGCTGGTGCAGCTGATGGTCGACAACGCTGACAGCAAGCTCATGCCGGGCAGCTTTGCGCACGTGCGCTTCAGCTTGCCGGTCGACACCGCGGCGCTTCGCGTACCGGCCAGTTCGCTGATCTTCGACAACGCCGGTTTGCGCGTGGCGACAGTCGATGGCGACAACAAAATCGCATTCAAGACGGTCAGCATCATGTTCGACTACGGCAAGACGGTCGAAATCGGTTCCGGTCTCACCTCCGGCGATCGCGTGATCGACAGCCCGCCGGATGGCATCAAGAACGGCGACGCAGTGAAGATTGCCAGCGACAACGCAACGGCCAAGCCTCATGAAAAAGCTTGA
- a CDS encoding efflux RND transporter permease subunit codes for MLRIVRLALERPYTFVVLALLILIVGPLAALRTPTDIFPDIKIPVIAVVWQYTGLPPDQMAGRIASPFERVLTTTVNDVEHIEAKSINGFGIIKIFFQPTVNIATANAQVTAVSQTLLKQLPPGITPPLILNYNASTVPILQLALSGDGLSEQNLGDLGLNILRPQLVSVAGAAIPYPYGGKTRQVQIDVDSAKLQARGLSAQDVANALAAQNLIIPVGTQKIGNFEYTLNLNNSPSDINELGNLPVKQVNGTTIYIRDVANVRDGAPPQTNIVHVDGHRSVLLSVLKNGSASTLAIVAGIKQRLADSRGILPDNLKVTPIGDQSIFVRAAITGVAREGVIAAALTSLMILLFLGSWRSTVIIAVSIPLAILGAIALLSAFGETLNIMTLGGLALAVGILVDDATVTIENINWHLEHGKDVETAIIDGAKQIVTPAFVSLLCICIVFVPMFFLEGVARFLFVPMAEAVMFAMICSFILSRTLVPTMANYLLKAHAPHAEGHVVAPSRNPLVRFQRAFEARFEGIRATYHGMLDLALGHRRPFVIGFLAFVLVSFLLVPFLGRNFFPDVDGGQILMHVRAQVGTRMEETSNLFNNIEQTVRTVIPPDELGTVVDNIGLSNSGINTTYNNTGLVGEQDGDIQIALNEGHRPTAEYVRKLRELLPRKYPGVTFSFPPADIVSQILNFGSPAPIDLQIRGPNLAANFTYANTVLGKIKQIPGVVDARIQESQANPGFDVNVDRTQAQLLGITERDVTNSLVVNLAGSSQVAPTFWLNPANGVSYPIVMQTPQYALDSLTQLRNLPINGANGQSQVLGGLVTLKRDNTNAVVDQYDIQSVVQIYAATQGRDLGAVAADVQKLINDTASQQPKGSHVVLLGQVQTMNSAFSGLMFGLLGAVVLIYLLIVVNFQSWSDPFVIITALPAALAGIVWMLFATHTPLSVPALTGAIMCMGVATANSILVVSFCRERLAEHGNAAVAALEAGFTRFRPVCMTALAMIIGMAPMALGLGEGGEQNAPLGRAVIGGLIFATCATLLFVPVVFSIIHARHSHEPKEGGALRPSVQAA; via the coding sequence ATGCTTAGGATTGTCCGGCTTGCGCTGGAGCGGCCTTATACCTTCGTCGTTCTCGCGCTGCTGATCCTGATCGTCGGTCCCTTGGCGGCATTACGCACGCCGACCGACATTTTTCCTGACATCAAGATCCCAGTGATCGCGGTGGTGTGGCAGTACACCGGCCTGCCGCCGGACCAGATGGCTGGCCGCATCGCCTCGCCGTTCGAGCGTGTACTGACCACCACGGTCAACGATGTCGAACATATCGAGGCGAAATCGATCAACGGCTTCGGCATCATCAAGATTTTCTTCCAGCCGACCGTCAACATCGCGACAGCCAATGCGCAGGTGACAGCGGTGTCGCAGACACTGCTCAAGCAGCTGCCGCCGGGCATCACGCCGCCGTTGATCCTCAACTACAACGCATCGACTGTGCCGATCCTGCAGCTGGCGTTGTCGGGCGATGGTCTGAGCGAGCAGAACCTGGGCGACCTGGGCCTGAACATTCTGCGTCCGCAGCTGGTCTCGGTGGCTGGCGCGGCGATTCCGTATCCCTACGGCGGCAAGACGCGCCAGGTACAGATCGACGTCGATTCGGCCAAGCTGCAGGCGCGTGGATTGTCGGCGCAAGACGTGGCCAATGCGCTGGCGGCGCAGAACCTGATCATTCCGGTCGGCACGCAGAAGATCGGTAATTTCGAATACACGCTCAACCTCAACAACTCGCCGTCAGACATCAATGAGCTCGGCAATCTGCCGGTCAAGCAAGTCAACGGCACCACCATCTATATTCGCGATGTGGCGAATGTGCGCGACGGTGCACCACCGCAGACCAACATCGTGCACGTCGATGGCCACCGCTCGGTGCTGCTGAGCGTGCTGAAGAATGGTTCGGCCTCCACATTGGCGATCGTGGCCGGTATCAAGCAACGCCTGGCAGATAGCCGGGGCATCCTGCCGGATAACCTGAAGGTGACGCCGATCGGCGATCAATCGATCTTCGTTCGCGCCGCCATTACCGGCGTGGCGCGCGAAGGTGTGATTGCCGCGGCGTTGACCAGCTTGATGATCCTGCTGTTCTTGGGCAGCTGGCGCTCGACCGTGATCATCGCCGTGTCGATTCCGCTGGCTATTCTCGGCGCCATTGCGTTGCTGTCCGCGTTTGGCGAAACGTTGAACATCATGACGCTGGGCGGCCTGGCACTCGCGGTAGGCATCCTGGTGGACGATGCCACGGTGACCATCGAGAACATCAACTGGCATCTCGAACACGGCAAGGATGTGGAAACCGCGATCATCGACGGCGCCAAGCAGATCGTGACGCCGGCTTTCGTGTCGCTGCTGTGTATTTGTATCGTGTTCGTGCCGATGTTCTTCCTCGAAGGCGTGGCACGCTTTCTGTTCGTGCCGATGGCCGAAGCGGTGATGTTCGCGATGATCTGCTCGTTCATCCTCTCGCGCACGCTGGTCCCGACGATGGCGAACTATCTTTTGAAAGCCCATGCGCCGCATGCCGAAGGGCACGTGGTCGCGCCGTCGCGCAATCCGCTGGTGCGTTTCCAGCGTGCCTTCGAAGCTCGCTTCGAGGGTATCCGCGCTACCTATCACGGCATGCTCGATCTGGCATTGGGCCATCGCAGGCCGTTCGTGATCGGCTTCCTCGCCTTCGTGCTGGTCTCGTTCCTGCTGGTGCCATTCCTTGGGCGAAATTTCTTCCCTGATGTGGACGGCGGCCAGATTCTGATGCACGTGCGTGCGCAGGTCGGTACGCGCATGGAAGAAACCTCCAACCTGTTCAACAACATTGAGCAGACGGTGCGCACGGTGATCCCACCGGACGAACTTGGCACGGTGGTGGACAACATCGGCCTGTCGAACAGTGGTATCAACACCACGTATAACAACACCGGCCTGGTCGGCGAGCAGGATGGCGACATCCAGATCGCACTTAACGAAGGCCATCGTCCGACGGCCGAATATGTGCGCAAGCTGCGCGAACTGCTGCCGCGCAAATATCCAGGCGTGACGTTCTCGTTCCCGCCGGCGGATATCGTCAGCCAGATTTTGAACTTCGGTTCGCCTGCGCCGATCGATCTGCAGATTCGCGGTCCGAACCTTGCCGCCAACTTCACTTATGCGAATACGGTGCTCGGCAAGATCAAGCAAATTCCGGGCGTGGTGGATGCGCGCATCCAGGAGTCGCAGGCCAATCCGGGCTTCGACGTGAATGTGGATCGCACCCAGGCGCAGCTGCTTGGCATTACCGAGCGTGACGTCACCAATAGCCTGGTGGTGAACCTTGCCGGTTCCAGCCAGGTGGCGCCGACCTTCTGGCTGAACCCGGCCAATGGCGTGTCGTATCCGATTGTGATGCAGACACCACAGTACGCGCTGGACAGCCTGACGCAGCTGCGCAATCTGCCGATCAACGGCGCGAACGGACAGTCGCAAGTGCTGGGCGGACTGGTCACCTTGAAACGCGATAACACCAATGCGGTGGTCGATCAGTACGACATTCAGTCGGTGGTGCAGATTTACGCTGCCACGCAAGGTCGCGATCTCGGTGCGGTGGCTGCGGATGTGCAGAAGCTGATCAACGACACCGCCAGCCAGCAACCGAAGGGTTCGCACGTGGTGCTGCTGGGCCAGGTGCAAACCATGAACAGCGCCTTCTCCGGCTTGATGTTCGGTCTGCTCGGCGCGGTGGTGCTGATCTACCTGCTGATCGTGGTGAATTTTCAGTCTTGGAGCGATCCGTTCGTGATCATCACCGCGCTGCCTGCTGCGCTGGCCGGCATCGTGTGGATGCTGTTCGCCACGCATACGCCGTTGTCGGTGCCGGCCTTGACCGGCGCGATCATGTGCATGGGCGTGGCCACCGCCAACTCGATTCTGGTGGTGAGCTTCTGCCGCGAGCGTCTGGCCGAACACGGCAACGCCGCGGTCGCTGCGCTCGAAGCCGGCTTCACCCGTTTCCGTCCCGTCTGCATGACTGCGCTGGCGATGATCATCGGCATGGCGCCGATGGCACTCGGCCTGGGCGAGGGCGGTGAACAGAATGCGCCGCTCGGCCGTGCCGTGATCGGCGGCCTCATCTTTGCAACATGCGCCACCCTGCTGTTTGTGCCGGTGGTGTTCAGCATCATCCATGCGCGTCACAGCCATGAACCGAAAGAAGGGGGTGCGCTGCGCCCATCGGTGCAGGCGGCATGA